The genomic stretch GACATCGGTCATCCTCCTTTCGGGCATGAAGGGGAACATATTTTGGACCGACTCTGCCGATCTCATGAATTACCGGGCTTTCGCCATAATATCCAGTCCGTTCAATTCCTGGACAGGATTGAAAAAAAAGGCGCAGGCTGGAACCTGACCCTTCAGGTTCTGGACGGAATCCTCTGTCATGACGGGGAAGCAAATATCACCCGACTCGTGCCGGAACGGCAGCGTGAGCCAACCTTTTCCTGTTTTGAACATCATGTGGATGAGGCCATGCATAAAAGCCTGATACCCATGACCCTTGAAGGCTGCCTGGTGCGATTGGCTGATACTATTGCCTATATAGGCCGTGATATTGAAGATGCCATAGAACTGAACCTGATTACACGACAGGATATCCCTGCTGCCTGCGGTGAAATCCTAGGTAGAAGCAACGGTACCATTGTCCATACCTTGGTGACTGATCTCATTGCCAACAGCGCACATCTTCGCCAAAGTAATTTTGATAACGACCCCTCTTCTGATTTTATTGGATTCAGTGAAAAAATTGGGGCAACCCTCCTTGAGCTGAAAAAATTCAACTATGAGCGAATCTATCGGAATCCACTCTTTAAACCGGATTTCAAACGCATTCACTCCTGTTATGAAAAACTTTTTTCATTCTACCTGGACCAGCTCGCCAGGAAACTTTCGCCGAAAAAATCAGACCAGTTTTTTTGGCATTCCATGTCAGAGACCTATCTGAACAACCATGCACCGGCAGCTCTAGTGAGAGATTATTTAGCCGGGATGACAGATAAATTTTTTCTACACCAGGCTGAACGGCTTGGATGCGATGTACCGGAGCGGAAATGTATAGTAAATTAAAAGGCTTTATACCAGGTGAAAATACAGCTGTCATTATTACCGCTGCTGTTATCGGTCTCTTGGCCGGTTGTGTGATTATTGTTTTTCACGAGGCGGTAGAACTGGTTCATACATATATTTTTGTGCAGGGCTCAGAGCTCCTGCGCATTGACGAAGGAGGCTGGCGTAGACTGCTCCTTCCTCTGATCCCTATGGCCGGTATGATTTTGCTTATTCCTCTTGCCTGGATGTGGCCGGGAAAGGTTAACGGGTACGGCTTTACTAAATTTCTCCGCCGGGTTAACCTGGAGAACGGAGTCATTAATGCCCGCAATATTTTCATTAAAATAGCTGCAACAGCCATCACCATCGGTTCTGGAAACTCAGCCGGTGTGGAAGGACCGACCGCACAGATCGGCGGGGCGCTTGGGTCCCAGTTTGGACAGAGACTCAGGGTCTCTGGAGCTCGAATGAAGGTCTATATCGCTGCCGGTAGTGCCGGTGCTATTGCAGGCATCTTTAACGCTCCCTTAGCTGGTATTTTTTTTGCCGCAGAAATCATCCTGCTCGGCACCTATAAGATCTCTTCTTTTTCCGCCCTGGTGGTTGCCTCAGCCATGTCCACAGTGGTTTCCCGTGCCTATTACGGCAAGATACCCGCCTTCCCCATCCCGGACTATCATATGGTCAACCCGCTGGTAGAGATCCCTCTGTACGCGGTCATGGCCGTACTGATCGGCCTGCTTGCTGTCGTGCATATCCGTTTTTTTTATTTTGTCCGGGACTGGTTCCGCGAACTCTCTCTTCCAGAGCACGCTAAACCCATTATCGGCGCCTTTCTGGTGGGTAGTATCGGCATAGTTTTCCCCCAGGTTATGGGAGACGGCTATGAATACATTGAACAAGTCCTGGCCGGTGACGGGATCGTCTGGGTCATGCTGGCTCTGATCGCTTTAAAATCAGTGGCCACAGCCATAACCCTCGGATCCGGCGGAGCTGGCGGTGTGTTCGCCCCGGCCCTCTTTATCGGCGCGGTGATCGGCGGAGCCTTCGGTGGTGTTGTCCATGCATTCCTGCCCAATCTGACCGCCACACCAGGGGCTTATGCCACTATTGGCATCGGAGCTTTCCTGGCCGCCTCAACCCATGCCCCCATGACAGCTATCTTCCTGCTCGTCGAAATGACAGGAAATTATATGATTATCGTCCCGGTTATGCTGACTGCCATTGTAGGCACGGTGACAGCCAATAAATTCTACAGTGACTCTATAGACACTGTGGATTTCACCCGCGAAGGGATCAATATCCATGAAGGGCGAGAGGTGGCTATCCTCAGATCCATTCGAGTAGGCAAGGCGATCAGTGAGGATGTTGATTTTATCAGCGAAACTGCTAATATTAACAATCTTTTGGATCTCTTTGCCATTGCCAAGGACTCTCTCTACTTTCCCGTGGTCGATCATGAAGGCAAGATGGTCGGTGTCGTATCCATGCAAGATGTGAAAACAATTCTCCATGATGAAGCAAAACGCTGCTGCCATCTGGTCGGTGCTATTTGTAGCCGCGATGTGATCACCCTAACACCGGATCACAATCTATTTGAAGCGATGCAGCTTTTTGATGTCAAAGGCATTGAGGAAATCCCGGTAGTGGAAAGTATGGAGGAACAATGGGTTGTTGGAAAGCTCAAGCGAAGAGACGTGATTTCTGTGTACAATCATGAAGTACTGAAACGAGGAATCAGCGAAAAGGCTGAGGATATCCGCCTGCTCTGTTCATCATCATAAACAAAAAAGCCACCCCCCATAGGAGGTGGCTTTCGACGACAAAATATAATCCAGAGAGAATGTACTCCCCTGCCCCCCAAAAAAAGAAGGGGGGAGGGATACCAGAGCTTCGCTATGAAAATCACCCTTTTTTCCTTTGGCTTTAAACACGGATATCCTGAAGCCAACATCGTCTGGGATGTCCGTTTTCTTCCTAACCCGTATTGGGTGGAGGACCTGCGGGAACATACCGGCCTAGAAGAGCAGGTTTCTGCCTATGCCCTGGACAATGCAACAGGTCGGGAGTTTATTGAACAGCTTGCCTCGCTGGTTTCCTTTACTGTGCGTAAACATAAGGCAGGGAGACAGGAGGAACTTCGTTGTGCCATAGGCTGCACCGGCGGTCGCCACCGTTCTGTTGCCGTGACCGAATTCCTGCGCGGCCTCCTGTCTGAATGTCTTGACAGCAAGGACGAGCTGATTGTGTACCATAGGGATATTGAGAAAAGGTAGGGGCACGGCGTGCCGTGCCCCTACCAAAACATAACATGTCTAACCAAGGAGGAACACATCATGAAAGAATTGCTCAAAAATATGTTGTACACCGGCGTTGGAGCCGCTTTTCTCACCCGTGACAAACTTGATGAGATACGCAAGGAATTGGTAGATCGTGGCAACCTAACCAGGGAAGAAGGCAAAGATTTTGTAGAAGACCTGCTCAAAAAATCAGACAGTGCCCGGGATCAGTTGGAACTCTGGCTCAGTCGTCAAGTGGAAGATCGCATCAAAGGGCTCAACCTTGCAACGACTGACGAGGTCGAGGAATTACGTCGTAAGATTGAAGAATTGCAGGTTGCTCTAAACAGCAGGGAACAACCGAAAGCGAACAACGGAGACGCTGAAGATACTGAAGATGCGTAAACTGTAATGGTCAGCATCAGGCGACTCGGTGCCATTAACCGCACCTACCGACACCTTACCCGATACCGGCAAATCCTACGGATCCTGTTTAAATACGGTTTTCATGATCTGGTCGATTATTTACATCTCGATCATTACCTAGAAACCGGTCTGCAGATGATCAGCCGCAAACCCCGTGAGCAGATATTCCGCTATTCCCGGCCGGAACGTCTGCGCATGGGATTGGAAGAATTGGGCCCTACCTTTATCAAACTTGGCCAGTTACTCTCAACCCGTCCTGATTTCGCACCACCTGATTATCTTGATGAATTAAGGAAACTTCAGGATAATGTGCCCCCCTTTTCCTATCAGGAAGTACAACAGATTTTCCAGGAAGATCAAGGGAAGGATCCCACGGAAATCTTCACCGATTTTTCTACCACTCCTTTAGCTGCCGCCTCTATCGGACAGGTTCACCTTGCCCGCATTCCTTCGGATTCTCTCAAGAGCACAACGCTTTCCCGGAAAAACAAAGAAGCTTCGAAGCGCGATGTGGTGGTTAAGGTTCAGCGACCGGGCCTGGAAAATATCATTGCGGTCGACCTGGAAATTCTGGCTCAGATCGCCACGCTGATGGAAGATCATTTTGAGGAGGTTCAGGGGCATCAGCCCACGGCTATTGTGGAGGAATTCGCCCTCAGTCTTTCCAGAGAGATTGACTTCACAATCGAGCTTGCCAATATCCATCATTTCTCCAGCTTGTTATCTGACAATCCAACCATATATGTACCTGAAGTCTTCCCGGAGCTGTCTACGGAACGAATTCTGGTTATGGAGCGGGTAAACGGCATCAAGGCCTCTCATGTTTCTGAACTGAAAAAGCAGGGATACGATCTGGGCCTGATTGCCGAACGAGGTGCTAATCTCGTGATGGAACAAATTTTTGTTCATGGCTTTTTCCACGCTGATCCACACCCAGGGAACCTTTTTGTTTTACCGGAAAATAAAATCTGCTTCATTGATTTTGGCCAGATGGGCAGACTGCTTTTAAAGGACAGGGAAAATTTCACCGACTTTCTCATCAGTATTACCTCAGGCAATGAAAGCGAAGCAGTCAACGGCATCCTCAAAATGACTGTGCATAAAGGAGAGGCGGATCGCGACAGGCTGGCCTTGGATATTAGTGAGCTCGTGGGCCGTTACATGCATCTGCCCATCGGAGAGTTGGAGGTGGAAAAAATACACTTTGAACTGCTGAAGCTCCTGAGCAAACACAAGCTTTTTTTAAAACCAAATCTCTACCTGATGTTTAAGGCCTTGGCAACCGTGGAGGGGGTCGGAACGATGCTTGCCCCGGAGATTGAGCTTCTGGCTTTAGCCAAGCCTTTTATGAAAAAAATCAAACTGGACAGGGTGCATCCTCGCCGCTTGGTTGATGATCTTTCCACAACCGGTTACCAGTACCTCAGCCTGATCCGTGATCTTCCCGGTGAAACCCGCACTATCCTTACCCAGCTTCGCCAGGGAAAAATAAAAATGGAGTTCAAACATAGGGGGCTGCTCCCGCTGGAACGGGCTCTTTACCGGATTTCCAATCGGATTGCCTTTGCCATTGTTCTTGCCGCCCAGATTGTCGGATCCTCCCTAATTGTCCTTTCCGGCATCAAACCGCGTTGGCACGGCATTCCTGTTATAGGCCTGGCTGGCTTTCTTCTTGCCGGAATAATGGGTTTCTGGCTGCTCATTTCTATTCTTCGGCGCGGTAAGCTATGACACAGGGCGGCTCCAGATGACAGGTGCCGCAACTGCTTATTCATTTTATTTAAATTGAGTGCAACTTACAGAGCCCCCTATGCATGAACCTATAGACAGGCACCACAAACGGTCGCTCCAACCGGGGTACGGGTTAGTCCTTACCTCACTGTTCTTCTCTGCCGCCCTGCCCTCTCTCTTCGCGATTGCGCTCAAAAAATATTTTCCGACATGGCATTGGGCTAATGAGCCTCTTCATTCCCTCTTCGAATCAATCGGCTCCTTTGCCGCTATCACGCTGGCGCTGTTTATACTGATCATGCGACGCAACCGACAGCTCCGCCCGAACTATCTTTGGCTTGCCTGTACCTTAATGGGGATGGGCGTACTTGATCTGTTTCATGCCAGTATGTCGCCGGGAAATGTCTTTACCTGGCTCCACTGCCTAGCAATCCTCATCGGCGGTTTAACTGTCGCTTTGGTAGTGTTCCCGGAAGACTTGGCCGTCTTTCCCGGATTGCAATGCTTACCCTGTGTTACAGGTGTATGCAG from Candidatus Electrothrix communis encodes the following:
- a CDS encoding HD domain-containing protein; its protein translation is MKKGSSLFTGLRDKLAGEEKSRFSPLACLSQDSIRRTKETRQGYRQPFAKDADRILHSKAYTRYIDKTQVFSLIDNDHITHRVLHVQLVSRIARTAGRFLGLNEDLIEAIALGHDIGHPPFGHEGEHILDRLCRSHELPGFRHNIQSVQFLDRIEKKGAGWNLTLQVLDGILCHDGEANITRLVPERQREPTFSCFEHHVDEAMHKSLIPMTLEGCLVRLADTIAYIGRDIEDAIELNLITRQDIPAACGEILGRSNGTIVHTLVTDLIANSAHLRQSNFDNDPSSDFIGFSEKIGATLLELKKFNYERIYRNPLFKPDFKRIHSCYEKLFSFYLDQLARKLSPKKSDQFFWHSMSETYLNNHAPAALVRDYLAGMTDKFFLHQAERLGCDVPERKCIVN
- a CDS encoding chloride channel protein codes for the protein MYSKLKGFIPGENTAVIITAAVIGLLAGCVIIVFHEAVELVHTYIFVQGSELLRIDEGGWRRLLLPLIPMAGMILLIPLAWMWPGKVNGYGFTKFLRRVNLENGVINARNIFIKIAATAITIGSGNSAGVEGPTAQIGGALGSQFGQRLRVSGARMKVYIAAGSAGAIAGIFNAPLAGIFFAAEIILLGTYKISSFSALVVASAMSTVVSRAYYGKIPAFPIPDYHMVNPLVEIPLYAVMAVLIGLLAVVHIRFFYFVRDWFRELSLPEHAKPIIGAFLVGSIGIVFPQVMGDGYEYIEQVLAGDGIVWVMLALIALKSVATAITLGSGGAGGVFAPALFIGAVIGGAFGGVVHAFLPNLTATPGAYATIGIGAFLAASTHAPMTAIFLLVEMTGNYMIIVPVMLTAIVGTVTANKFYSDSIDTVDFTREGINIHEGREVAILRSIRVGKAISEDVDFISETANINNLLDLFAIAKDSLYFPVVDHEGKMVGVVSMQDVKTILHDEAKRCCHLVGAICSRDVITLTPDHNLFEAMQLFDVKGIEEIPVVESMEEQWVVGKLKRRDVISVYNHEVLKRGISEKAEDIRLLCSSS
- a CDS encoding RNase adapter RapZ yields the protein MPPKKRRGEGYQSFAMKITLFSFGFKHGYPEANIVWDVRFLPNPYWVEDLREHTGLEEQVSAYALDNATGREFIEQLASLVSFTVRKHKAGRQEELRCAIGCTGGRHRSVAVTEFLRGLLSECLDSKDELIVYHRDIEKR
- a CDS encoding AarF/ABC1/UbiB kinase family protein: MVSIRRLGAINRTYRHLTRYRQILRILFKYGFHDLVDYLHLDHYLETGLQMISRKPREQIFRYSRPERLRMGLEELGPTFIKLGQLLSTRPDFAPPDYLDELRKLQDNVPPFSYQEVQQIFQEDQGKDPTEIFTDFSTTPLAAASIGQVHLARIPSDSLKSTTLSRKNKEASKRDVVVKVQRPGLENIIAVDLEILAQIATLMEDHFEEVQGHQPTAIVEEFALSLSREIDFTIELANIHHFSSLLSDNPTIYVPEVFPELSTERILVMERVNGIKASHVSELKKQGYDLGLIAERGANLVMEQIFVHGFFHADPHPGNLFVLPENKICFIDFGQMGRLLLKDRENFTDFLISITSGNESEAVNGILKMTVHKGEADRDRLALDISELVGRYMHLPIGELEVEKIHFELLKLLSKHKLFLKPNLYLMFKALATVEGVGTMLAPEIELLALAKPFMKKIKLDRVHPRRLVDDLSTTGYQYLSLIRDLPGETRTILTQLRQGKIKMEFKHRGLLPLERALYRISNRIAFAIVLAAQIVGSSLIVLSGIKPRWHGIPVIGLAGFLLAGIMGFWLLISILRRGKL